A section of the Epinephelus moara isolate mb chromosome 3, YSFRI_EMoa_1.0, whole genome shotgun sequence genome encodes:
- the LOC126388291 gene encoding P2R1A-PPP2R2A-interacting phosphatase regulator 1 isoform X3 → MERMEVDQCAGAAAGAGGGALRRSNSAPMITSVSDGMTVFSPVSSARYRRSSVSINPSCPSQLVPLSPFSLTGDRLDHKRQEENMEMTLRGSLQRLSASSLIPVPPVSQWHNHTSVVSISTPDFNDQALILKWFQSQDSGITPNSSPSPTRRFRPAVSATVRWPALTPLKRKDLLCVKHPCFH, encoded by the exons ATGGAACGGATGGAAGTGGACCAGTGCGCAGGCGCAGCTGCCGGGGCAGGAGGCGGGGCACTCCGCAGATCGAACAGCGCCCCCATGATCACCAGTGTCAG CGATGGGATGACCGTCTTCAGTCCGGTGTCCTCGGCTCGGTACAGACGCAGCAGTGTGTCCATCAACCCCAGCTGTCCCTCACAG ctcgtccctctttctcctttctctctgaCCGGAGACAGACTCGACCACAAGAGGCAG GAGGAGAACATGGAGATGACGCTCAGAGGAAGTCTGCAGAGACTCAG TGCTTCCAGTCTGATCCCAGTTCCTCCAGTCAGTCAGTGGCACAACCACACGTCAGTGGTGAGCATCTCCACACCAGATTTTAACGACCAGGCTCTTATTTTGAAG TGGTTTCAGTCACAGGACAGCGGCATCACACCCAACTCCTCCCCGAGTCCCACCAGGAGGTTCAG ACCAGCAGTCAGTGCCACGGTCAGATGGCCTGCGTTAACTCCACTCAAGAGGAAAG atcttctgtgtgtgaagcatccatgttttcactga
- the LOC126388291 gene encoding P2R1A-PPP2R2A-interacting phosphatase regulator 1 isoform X1 → MERMEVDQCAGAAAGAGGGALRRSNSAPMITSVSDGMTVFSPVSSARYRRSSVSINPSCPSQLVPLSPFSLTGDRLDHKRQEENMEMTLRGSLQRLSASSLIPVPPVSQWHNHTSVVSISTPDFNDQALILKWFQSQDSGITPNSSPSPTRRFRPAVSATVRWPALTPLKRKGGVESDGPPKKLFVAGVTDPAHRSSYTVSVSQSAEDSPPAGGVSPQSSPLSLSPPPSFTPFTSHQHPGH, encoded by the exons ATGGAACGGATGGAAGTGGACCAGTGCGCAGGCGCAGCTGCCGGGGCAGGAGGCGGGGCACTCCGCAGATCGAACAGCGCCCCCATGATCACCAGTGTCAG CGATGGGATGACCGTCTTCAGTCCGGTGTCCTCGGCTCGGTACAGACGCAGCAGTGTGTCCATCAACCCCAGCTGTCCCTCACAG ctcgtccctctttctcctttctctctgaCCGGAGACAGACTCGACCACAAGAGGCAG GAGGAGAACATGGAGATGACGCTCAGAGGAAGTCTGCAGAGACTCAG TGCTTCCAGTCTGATCCCAGTTCCTCCAGTCAGTCAGTGGCACAACCACACGTCAGTGGTGAGCATCTCCACACCAGATTTTAACGACCAGGCTCTTATTTTGAAG TGGTTTCAGTCACAGGACAGCGGCATCACACCCAACTCCTCCCCGAGTCCCACCAGGAGGTTCAG ACCAGCAGTCAGTGCCACGGTCAGATGGCCTGCGTTAACTCCACTCAAGAGGAAAG GAGGGGTGGAGTCTGACGGACCCCCAAAGAAGCTTTTTGTTGCCGGGGTGACAGATCCCGCCCACCGCAGCAGCTACACTGTCAG TGTCTCACAGTCAGCGGAAGactctcctcctgcaggaggCGTCAGTCCTCAGTCCagccctctgtctctgtctcctccccctTCCTTCACCCCCTTCACCTCCCACCAGCACCCCGGACACTAA
- the LOC126388291 gene encoding P2R1A-PPP2R2A-interacting phosphatase regulator 1 isoform X2 — protein sequence MERMEVDQCAGAAAGAGGGALRRSNSAPMITSVSDGMTVFSPVSSARYRRSSVSINPSCPSQLVPLSPFSLTGDRLDHKRQEENMEMTLRGSLQRLSASSLIPVPPVSQWHNHTSVWFQSQDSGITPNSSPSPTRRFRPAVSATVRWPALTPLKRKGGVESDGPPKKLFVAGVTDPAHRSSYTVSVSQSAEDSPPAGGVSPQSSPLSLSPPPSFTPFTSHQHPGH from the exons ATGGAACGGATGGAAGTGGACCAGTGCGCAGGCGCAGCTGCCGGGGCAGGAGGCGGGGCACTCCGCAGATCGAACAGCGCCCCCATGATCACCAGTGTCAG CGATGGGATGACCGTCTTCAGTCCGGTGTCCTCGGCTCGGTACAGACGCAGCAGTGTGTCCATCAACCCCAGCTGTCCCTCACAG ctcgtccctctttctcctttctctctgaCCGGAGACAGACTCGACCACAAGAGGCAG GAGGAGAACATGGAGATGACGCTCAGAGGAAGTCTGCAGAGACTCAG TGCTTCCAGTCTGATCCCAGTTCCTCCAGTCAGTCAGTGGCACAACCACACGTCAGTG TGGTTTCAGTCACAGGACAGCGGCATCACACCCAACTCCTCCCCGAGTCCCACCAGGAGGTTCAG ACCAGCAGTCAGTGCCACGGTCAGATGGCCTGCGTTAACTCCACTCAAGAGGAAAG GAGGGGTGGAGTCTGACGGACCCCCAAAGAAGCTTTTTGTTGCCGGGGTGACAGATCCCGCCCACCGCAGCAGCTACACTGTCAG TGTCTCACAGTCAGCGGAAGactctcctcctgcaggaggCGTCAGTCCTCAGTCCagccctctgtctctgtctcctccccctTCCTTCACCCCCTTCACCTCCCACCAGCACCCCGGACACTAA